In the Hordeum vulgare subsp. vulgare chromosome 7H, MorexV3_pseudomolecules_assembly, whole genome shotgun sequence genome, one interval contains:
- the LOC123411731 gene encoding protein STRUBBELIG-RECEPTOR FAMILY 8-like, which translates to MAALAAAIALASLLLALAPVVGADTDAAGVAALGNLYTSWNSPAQLVGWSAAGGGDPCGAAWTGVSCSGSAITSINLSGMGLNGTLGYQLASLVALTTMDLSNNSLHDVIPYQLPPNLIHLNLARNNFSGDLPYSISNILSLGYLNVSHNSLFQEIGELFGGLNSLSVLDLSFNNLSGNLPVSFVSLSNLSSLYMQNNQLTGTVNVLSNLSLTTLNIANNNFSGSIPGELSSVPDLTAGGNSFINMPASPPPIIMPPSGSPLAQPDRPRVPITFPNGPEDEIPIDEGDKKQGRQTGLLVGLAVGSVAAASCILFALVFCLHNLHKRKDGGTSEPKDFVGALAVNIDRDSNNNIHQDSPVATSVLQRPIGTPERAYGINSSPAKKIKVPGAATSYTVASLQVATNSFCQDSLLGEGSLGRVYKADFPNGKVLAVKKIDSAALSLYEEDHFLEVVSNISRLRHPNIVSLTGYCADHGQRLLVYEHIGNGTLHDMLHFSDEASKNLTWNARVRIALGTARALEYLHEVCLPPVVHRNLKSSNILLDEECSPHLSDCGLAAFSPNPEREVSTEVLGSLGYSAPEFAMSGTYTVKSDVYSFGVVMLELLTGRKPLDRSRERSEQSLVGWATPQLHDIDALAKMVDPAMDGMYPAKSLSRFADIIALSVQPEPEFRPPISEVVQQLVRLMQRASMLRRQSGDDLGSSYRAPEREGGASDAL; encoded by the exons ATGGCGGCGCTGGCCGCCGCCATCGCTCTCGCCAGCCTCCTCCTCGCCCTTGCGCCGGTGGTCGGGGCCGATACCGACGCCGCCGGCG TTGCGGCTCTGGGGAACCTCTACACCTCCTGGAACAGCCCGGCTCAGCTCGTCGGTTggtcggcggccggcggcggcgacccCTGCGGCGCCGCATGGACGGGCGTCTCCTGCTCAGGCTCCGCCATCACCTCAAT CAACCTTTCTGGTATGGGACTGAATGGTACTCTTGGATACCAACTGGCCAGTCTAGTGGCACTGACAACGAT GGACTTGAGTAACAACAGCTTGCATGATGTAATTCCGTATCAGCTGCCACCAAATCTGATCCATCT GAATTTGGCGAGAAATAATTTTTCCGGTGACCTCCCATACTCTATATCCAACATCTTATCGCTTGGCTACCT CAATGTCAGTCACAACTCTCTGTTCCAGGAAATCGGCGAACTATTTGGTGGCCTCAATTCGCTTTCTGTATT GGATTTATCTTTCAACAACTTGTCAGGGAATCTGCcagtttcttttgtctctttgtcAAATCTTTCTAGCCT CTATATGCAAAATAATCAACTAACAGGCACCGTCAATGTCCTCAGCAACCTAAGCCTTACTACACT AAATATAGCAAACAACAACTTCAGCGGCTCGATACCCGGGGAGCTCAGCTCGGTTCCAGACTTGAC TGCTGGAGGGAACTCATTTATCAATATGCCTGCATCTCCACCGCCAATTATCATGCCACCATCTGGGAGTCCACTTGCTCAGCCAGACCGTCCTCGAGTACCAATAACTTTTCCAAATGGCCCTGAGGATGAGATCCCTATCGATGAAGGTGACAAGAAGCAAGGCCGGCAAACAGGTCTGCTTGTAGGGTTGGCTGTTGGCTCAGTGGCTGCTGCTTCATGTATACTTTTCGCGTTGGTGTTCTGTCTTCACAATCTCCATAAAAGAAAGGATGGTGGTACCAGTGAACCGAAAGACTTTGTAGGTGCTCTTGCAGTAAACATAGACAGAG aTTCTAACAACAACATCCATCAAGACTCTCCTGTAGCAACTTCAGTGCTCCAGCGGCCTATCGGGACTCCTGAGAGGGCATATGGTATAAATAGTTCTCCAGCAAAGAAGATAAAGGTTCCCGGTGCGGCCACTTCTTATACTGTTGCTTCACTCCAAGTTGCTACAAACAGCTTCTGTCAAGATTCCCTCCTAGGTGAGGGTTCACTTGGTCGTGTTTACAAGGCTGATTTCCCCAATGGAAAG GTACTTGCGGTGAAAAAGATAGACAGTGCTGCCCTTTCCTTGTATGAAGAGGATCATTTCCTTGAGGTTGTATCAAACATTTCTCGGCTTAGGCACCCAAACATCGTATCGCTTACGGGCTATTGCGCTGACCATGGGCAAAGGCTTCTTGTATATGAGCACATCGGAAACGGAACGCTGCATGATATGTTGCACTTTTCCGATGAAGCGAGCAAGAACCTTACATGGAACGCCCGCGTGAGGATTGCGCTAGGCACTGCTCGAGCTTTGGA GTACCTGCATGAGGTGTGCCTTCCCCCTGTTGTACATAGAAACCTGAAGTCATCAAATATCCTGCTTGATGAAGAGTGCAGCCCGCATCTGTCTGACTGTGGGCTTGCCGCCTTTTCGCCAAATCCTGAGAGAGAG GTTTCAACGGAGGTGCTTGGCTCACTTGGATACAGTGCCCCAGAATTCGCCATGTCAGGAACATATACTGTAAAGAGTGACGTGTACAGTTTTGGAGTAGTGATGTTAGAGCTACTTACGGGCCGTAAGCCGCTAGACAG ATCCAGGGAGAGGTCAGAGCAGTCTCTTGTCGGGTGGGCAACCCCGCAGCTTCACGACATCGATGCGCTCGCCAAGATGGTTGACCCAGCAATGGATGGCATGTACCCTGCAAAATCGCTCTCCCGTTTCGCCGACATAATCGCGTTGTCTGTCCAG CCGGAACCGGAGTTCCGTCCACCGATCTCCGAGGTCGTCCAGCAACTTGTGCGTCTGATGCAGAGGGCTAGCATGTTAAGACGGCAGTCGGGAGACGATCTAGGGTCTTCGTACCGTGCCCCGGAGCGTGAAGGAGGCGCGTCGGACGCCTTGTGA
- the LOC123409022 gene encoding verprolin-like isoform X1 encodes MFLLFNVQSLYQNKSTKRYRRKKEKKQSHAPPDPISTSGAPPPPATPDAGDGRSDVRRPPAPLAPPNAAASCVVAKGATVAAAPPCHAVHGGEATTATVGPNVASHLRRLAPLPRRRPPPPTCVQGGKATTATAEVEYRSAWIGSSSDRRAFLSSRTDRPRVRLKRRHTFISNGQIPSAADDVHPCTP; translated from the exons ATGTTTTTGCTATTCAACGTGCAGTCCTTATACCAAAACAAGTCAACGAAGCGGTACAggcgaaaaaaagaaaaaaaacagtcgCACGCACCTCCCGATCCAATCTCAACCTCcggcgcgccgccacctcctgccaCGCCCGACGCCGGCGACGGTCGATCCGATGTTCGCCGGCCGCCGGCACCACTTGCGCCGCCCAACGCCGCTGCCAGCTGCGTCGTAGCTAAGGGGGCAACAGTCGCCGCTGCCCCACCTTGTCATGCCGTTCACGGAGGCGAGGCGACCACCGCCACCGTAGGGCCCAACGTCGCCTCCCACCTGCGTCGCCTTGCGCCGCTGCCACGTAGGCGACCGCCGCCGCCCACCTGCGTTCAAGGAGGCAAGGCGACCACCGCCACCGCAG AAGTTGAATACAGGTCAGCATGGATTGGAAGCTCAAGCGATCGAAGAGCGTTCCTAAGCTCAAGAACGGATCGCCCACGAGTCCGACTAAAG AGACGTCATACTTTCATCAGCAACGGCCAAATCCCCAGCGCCGCCGATGATGTACACCC
- the LOC123409022 gene encoding verprolin-like isoform X2, with product MFLLFNVQSLYQNKSTKRYRRKKEKKQSHAPPDPISTSGAPPPPATPDAGDGRSDVRRPPAPLAPPNAAASCVVAKGATVAAAPPCHAVHGGEATTATVGPNVASHLRRLAPLPRRRPPPPTCVQGGKATTATAEVEYRSAWIGSSSDRRAFLSSRTDRPRVRLKMFSVGCPLYY from the exons ATGTTTTTGCTATTCAACGTGCAGTCCTTATACCAAAACAAGTCAACGAAGCGGTACAggcgaaaaaaagaaaaaaaacagtcgCACGCACCTCCCGATCCAATCTCAACCTCcggcgcgccgccacctcctgccaCGCCCGACGCCGGCGACGGTCGATCCGATGTTCGCCGGCCGCCGGCACCACTTGCGCCGCCCAACGCCGCTGCCAGCTGCGTCGTAGCTAAGGGGGCAACAGTCGCCGCTGCCCCACCTTGTCATGCCGTTCACGGAGGCGAGGCGACCACCGCCACCGTAGGGCCCAACGTCGCCTCCCACCTGCGTCGCCTTGCGCCGCTGCCACGTAGGCGACCGCCGCCGCCCACCTGCGTTCAAGGAGGCAAGGCGACCACCGCCACCGCAG AAGTTGAATACAGGTCAGCATGGATTGGAAGCTCAAGCGATCGAAGAGCGTTCCTAAGCTCAAGAACGGATCGCCCACGAGTCCGACTAAAG ATGTTCTCGGTTGGGTGTCCTCTCTACTACTGA